A window of Corallococcus macrosporus DSM 14697 contains these coding sequences:
- the sppA gene encoding signal peptide peptidase SppA — protein sequence MRLLALLLLPSLALAQTSVISQPGLPSRGLTLPPTGAALVDEATALSLNPAGLGFVDGSQLFYLHERNLVHDGLGDGVFLATRLLGLGLGGSMEWIRGRAEPDYRRTSLGLSLGTRTLQLGGSWHSYGASNRDVDALDTFDVGLTARPLRALSLGAVVRDVNAPTEGTLALKRQYNLGVGMRPLGERYTLGVDWLFSEGAFRRGQATYTLNAEVVPGLRLGAGVSHGFASGVPLALQVAATVDTSHLGLTYAAGGTNAGLDHLVAVRLSTETYRSITPRGGVVTMLDLNDALSGGTSPVLSWLGVSEADPYLRLTRWLDLATQDERLAGVVVKLESLPGVNWGKAEELRQALLRLRAAGKRVMAVVLSTDDLGYFVASAADRVYALQESILYVNGLALHLQNYGGTMEKLGVHWDVARVGRFKTAPEQLSRSEPSDAALESTNAYLDTEVALYEKAVQEGRKVPVERLRELWALGLPQPKRAVELGLMDGIIATADLDKKVAELIPGGRFSTTYAPRDEREDRWARRRRIAVVPVLGDIIGGRSREDPLGFSRLAGAETVLRALEQAQSDPSVAAIVVRVDSGGGEVLASHLMYEAVREAAKHKPVIASMGDYAASGGYYAAIGAHEVFASPTTLTGSIGVFYIKPAVEGLLGGLLGIHQESLTRAPLADILDPWRPWTKEEQDAAQAWADASYDNFITEVALRRKLDKAKVDEVARGRVWSGQDALARGLVDKLGGLLDAVDAARLRAGIPPDEELDLVVMGEARGFLSALGGEPGVRAALSLMPPPEPALPESLRALARSAGLNLTLLQPGLKAMLPFQVTVR from the coding sequence ATGCGCCTGCTCGCCCTCCTGCTCCTCCCCAGCCTCGCGCTCGCCCAGACGAGCGTCATCAGCCAGCCCGGCCTGCCCTCCCGGGGCCTGACGCTGCCGCCCACCGGCGCCGCGCTGGTGGACGAGGCCACGGCCCTGTCGCTCAACCCCGCGGGCCTGGGCTTCGTCGACGGCAGCCAGCTCTTCTACCTGCACGAGCGCAACCTCGTGCATGACGGCCTGGGGGACGGCGTCTTCCTGGCCACGCGCCTGCTGGGCCTGGGCCTGGGCGGCTCCATGGAGTGGATTCGCGGGCGGGCGGAGCCGGACTACCGGCGCACCTCGCTGGGCCTCTCCCTGGGCACGCGCACGCTGCAGTTGGGCGGCTCGTGGCATTCCTACGGCGCGTCCAACCGGGACGTCGACGCGCTGGACACCTTCGACGTGGGCCTCACCGCGCGGCCCCTGCGGGCGCTGTCGCTGGGCGCGGTGGTGCGCGACGTCAACGCCCCCACCGAGGGCACGCTGGCGCTGAAGCGGCAGTACAACCTGGGCGTGGGCATGCGGCCCCTGGGTGAGCGCTACACGCTGGGCGTGGACTGGCTCTTCTCCGAGGGCGCCTTCCGCCGGGGCCAGGCCACCTACACCCTCAACGCGGAGGTGGTTCCGGGCCTCCGCCTGGGCGCGGGCGTGTCCCATGGCTTCGCCTCCGGGGTGCCCCTCGCGCTCCAGGTGGCCGCCACGGTGGACACCTCGCACCTGGGCCTCACCTACGCGGCGGGCGGGACGAACGCGGGGTTGGACCACCTGGTGGCGGTGCGGCTGTCGACGGAGACGTACCGCTCCATCACCCCGCGCGGCGGCGTGGTGACGATGCTGGACTTGAATGACGCCCTGAGCGGCGGCACCAGCCCCGTCCTCTCCTGGCTGGGCGTCAGCGAGGCGGACCCGTACCTGCGGCTGACGCGGTGGCTGGACCTGGCCACGCAGGATGAGCGGCTGGCTGGCGTGGTGGTGAAGTTGGAGAGCCTGCCCGGGGTGAACTGGGGCAAGGCGGAGGAGCTGCGCCAGGCGCTGCTGCGGCTGCGCGCGGCCGGCAAGCGGGTGATGGCGGTGGTGCTGTCCACGGACGACCTGGGCTACTTCGTCGCCTCGGCGGCGGACCGCGTCTACGCGCTGCAGGAGTCCATCCTCTACGTCAACGGCCTGGCGCTGCACCTGCAGAACTACGGCGGGACGATGGAGAAGCTGGGCGTGCACTGGGACGTGGCGCGGGTGGGCCGCTTCAAGACGGCCCCCGAGCAGCTCTCCCGCAGCGAGCCCAGCGACGCGGCCCTGGAGTCCACCAACGCCTACCTGGACACGGAGGTGGCCCTCTACGAGAAGGCCGTGCAGGAAGGCCGCAAGGTGCCCGTGGAGCGGCTGCGCGAGCTGTGGGCGCTGGGCCTCCCCCAGCCGAAGCGCGCCGTGGAGCTGGGGCTGATGGACGGCATCATCGCCACGGCGGACCTGGACAAGAAGGTGGCGGAGCTGATTCCGGGCGGGCGCTTCAGCACCACGTACGCGCCGCGCGACGAGCGCGAGGACCGCTGGGCCCGCCGGCGCCGCATCGCCGTGGTGCCGGTGCTGGGCGACATCATCGGCGGCCGCAGCCGCGAGGACCCGCTGGGCTTCAGCCGGCTGGCGGGCGCGGAGACGGTGCTTCGCGCGCTGGAGCAGGCGCAGTCGGACCCGAGCGTGGCGGCCATTGTCGTGCGCGTGGACTCGGGCGGCGGCGAGGTGCTGGCGTCCCACCTGATGTACGAGGCCGTGCGGGAGGCGGCGAAGCACAAGCCCGTCATCGCCTCCATGGGCGACTACGCCGCGTCCGGCGGCTATTACGCCGCCATCGGGGCGCACGAGGTGTTCGCTTCGCCCACGACGCTGACGGGCAGCATTGGCGTCTTCTACATCAAGCCCGCCGTCGAGGGGCTGCTGGGCGGCCTGCTGGGCATCCACCAGGAGAGCCTGACGCGCGCGCCGCTGGCGGACATCCTGGACCCGTGGCGCCCGTGGACGAAGGAGGAGCAGGACGCGGCCCAGGCGTGGGCGGACGCCTCCTACGACAACTTCATCACCGAGGTGGCGCTGCGGCGGAAGCTGGACAAGGCGAAGGTGGACGAGGTCGCCCGGGGCCGGGTGTGGAGCGGCCAGGACGCGCTGGCGCGCGGGCTGGTGGACAAGCTGGGCGGCCTGCTGGACGCCGTGGACGCCGCGCGGCTGCGCGCGGGCATCCCCCCCGACGAGGAGCTGGACCTGGTCGTCATGGGCGAGGCGCGGGGCTTCCTCTCCGCGCTGGGCGGTGAGCCCGGGGTGCGCGCGGCGCTGTCCCTGATGCCCCCGCCGGAGCCCGCCCTGCCGGAGTCCCTGCGGGCGCTGGCCCGCTCGGCCGGGCTGAACCTGACGCTGCTCCAGCCGGGCCTGAAGGCGATGCTGCCCTTCCAGGTCACCGTCCGCTGA
- a CDS encoding PEGA domain-containing protein, which translates to MKVLALAALLPALALAAPPQARRVSTLLVSMDPASEASSVQMEGYMNEALAHFAGMTVRKSEDLFGMPEDPGARASLERGRKGYSESLAAFDKKEYDEAERKVRATLKELQGAAGAMRGCSPLCDALALYAAVLHLRGEVEEAKLALIDLIALSPTHELSPKRFTREFLSLRVQVATSRTSQLRGTATVNSRPSGARVFVDGEAVGYTPVTLPALTIGKHLLRVERPGFRQHGQIMEVATDDTELTANLVPTSSYKAYDAKLDRVAGEVNRAGEKASGVAAMLQSLGLDRALVGTLRAQGEGTELTLGYYDARTGQRLAGRRMSVQGDEFGQLKQEMERVVNHLVNSLGEKVTKSRDPLDNRGGMEDWSSEDRGGRGKAQDRKKNDGDPLDGVSGTEDW; encoded by the coding sequence GCCCTCGCCGCCCTCCTCCCCGCGCTGGCCCTCGCGGCCCCGCCCCAGGCGCGCCGCGTCAGCACCCTCCTGGTGTCCATGGACCCGGCGTCCGAGGCGTCCAGCGTGCAGATGGAGGGCTACATGAACGAAGCCCTCGCCCACTTCGCCGGCATGACGGTGCGCAAGTCGGAGGACCTGTTCGGCATGCCCGAGGACCCGGGGGCCCGGGCCTCGCTGGAGCGCGGGCGGAAGGGCTACTCGGAGAGCCTCGCCGCCTTCGACAAGAAGGAGTACGACGAGGCGGAGCGCAAGGTCCGCGCCACCTTGAAGGAGCTGCAAGGGGCCGCGGGCGCCATGCGCGGGTGCTCGCCGCTGTGTGACGCGCTGGCGCTGTACGCCGCCGTGCTGCACCTGCGCGGCGAGGTGGAGGAGGCGAAGCTGGCGCTCATCGACCTGATCGCGCTGTCGCCCACCCACGAGCTGTCCCCCAAGCGCTTCACGCGTGAGTTCCTCTCCCTGCGCGTGCAGGTGGCCACCAGCCGCACCTCCCAGCTCCGCGGCACCGCCACGGTGAACTCGCGGCCCTCGGGCGCGCGCGTGTTCGTGGACGGCGAGGCCGTGGGCTACACGCCGGTGACGCTGCCCGCGCTGACCATTGGCAAGCACCTGCTGCGCGTGGAGCGCCCGGGCTTCCGCCAGCACGGCCAAATCATGGAGGTGGCCACCGACGACACCGAGCTCACCGCCAACCTGGTGCCCACCTCTTCGTACAAGGCCTATGACGCGAAGCTGGACCGGGTGGCGGGCGAGGTGAACCGCGCCGGGGAGAAGGCCTCCGGCGTGGCGGCCATGCTCCAGTCGCTGGGGTTGGACCGGGCGCTCGTGGGCACCCTGCGCGCCCAGGGTGAAGGCACCGAGCTGACGCTGGGCTACTACGACGCGCGCACCGGCCAGCGGCTGGCGGGGCGCCGCATGTCCGTCCAGGGTGACGAGTTCGGCCAGCTCAAGCAGGAGATGGAGCGGGTGGTGAACCACCTGGTGAACAGCCTCGGCGAGAAGGTGACCAAGAGCCGGGACCCGCTGGACAACCGCGGCGGCATGGAGGACTGGTCCTCCGAGGACCGCGGCGGCCGCGGCAAGGCGCAGGACAGGAAGAAGAACGACGGGGACCCGCTCGACGGTGTGTCCGGAACCGAGGACTGGTGA